The following coding sequences lie in one Glycine soja cultivar W05 chromosome 16, ASM419377v2, whole genome shotgun sequence genomic window:
- the LOC114391036 gene encoding serine/arginine-rich splicing factor SR45a-like → MADSPLARNSRSPSPWKAQSRSRSRSRSRSRSRPRQRPRSRSRSHGRSRSPIHGRSRSPIHGRSEPSNPGDTLYVTGLSSRVTERDLEEHFSKEGKVSSCFLVVEPRTRISRGFAFVTMESAEDAERCIKYLNQSVLEGRYITIERSRRKRARTPTPGHYLGLKNTREYGFRGERGRYRDGPDRDNYSRRRSPRRSPYRGGQDYSPRRSPYGGRSRRDSSRSLPYSPHGSPDRKYARGSSLRPIYNV, encoded by the exons ATG GCTGATTCTCCCCTTGCAAG GAATTCAAGGTCCCCTTCCCCGTGGAAAGCTCAGTCGAGATCTAGGTCTAGGTCAAGATCTAGGTCGAGGTCTAGGCCTAGACAAAGGCCAAGATCCCGTTCTAGAAGTCATGGCAG GTCAAGATCACCAATTCATGGAag GTCAAGGTCACCCATTCATGGAAG GTCCGAGCCTTCAAATCCTGGTGACACACTTTATGTAACCGGTCTATCTTCAAGGGTCACTGAAAGAGACCTAGAGGAGCATTTCTCCAAGGAAGGAAAG GTTTCTTCATGTTTTCTTGTGGTGGAGCCCCGTACACGGATTTCTCGTGGTTTTGCTTTTGTTACAATGGAATCTGCTGAGGATGCGGAGCGCTGTATCAAGTATCTCAATCAATCAGTTTTAGAGGGTCGTTACATCACAATTGAGCGG TCACGAAGAAAACGCGCAAGAACTCCAACCCCAGGGCACTATCTTGGACTGAAAAACACTAGGGAGTATG GCTTTCGTGGTGAGCGGGGAAGGTATCGCGATGGTCCTGACCGTGACAATTATTCACGCCGTAGGTCTCCAAGGCGTTCACCGTACAGAGGTGGCCAAGATTATTCACCCCGGCGCTCACCCTATGGGGGAAGGTCTAGGAGGGATAGCTCTAGGTCGCTTCCTTATTCTCCACATGGTAGCCCAGACAGGAAGTATGCTCGTGGATCTAG TTTGCGCCCTATATACAATGTATAA